From Vanessa cardui chromosome 11, ilVanCard2.1, whole genome shotgun sequence, the proteins below share one genomic window:
- the LOC124533613 gene encoding uncharacterized protein LOC124533613 isoform X1, translating into MLSLKCFIVVFVFQYICQITYCQPNLKFFRKDYKYIEDTKAFYKIHTLHRTWQDAKERCSMEGATLFYPDDDDETNVVINYWNETQPFSWVYIGISTPNVKQVFETVDGVPITDVYDRWGPGEPNDAGGVEGCVILRRDGTLNDDQCDKKYPFICKKTLSTLEWNVYCDIPDQGYEYVKKLGRCYKFHLTPMNWTDAFTVCNAEQSYLAVINSQDEADHLVDMTNKAPKETVEGNYLRGAVHLGFQFKRNRWQTIIKNMPLPDSGYTKWGGGQPDGKGAEKCGSMFYNGHLNDIRCDQSLFFICEHEIDLLRNSYVLRFGDVFTTKPHDGM; encoded by the exons atgttgtcATTGAAGTgctttattgttgtttttgtttttcagtACATATGTCAAATTACGT attGTCAACCGAACCTGAAGTTCTTCCGAAAGGACTACAAATATATAGAAGATACGAAAGCCTTCTATAAGATTCATACGTTACATAGAACGTGGCAGGACGCTAAGGAGAGATGTTCCATGGAAGGAGCTACGCTTTTTTACCCAGATGATGATGACGAGACGAACGTCGTTATCAATTATTGGAACGAAACTCAGCCATTCAGCTGGGTGTACATTGGTATATCAACGCCTAATGTCAAACAAGTTTTCGAAACTGTTGATG GTGTACCAATAACTGACGTGTATGACAGGTGGGGGCCCGGGGAGCCCAATGACGCGGGCGGAGTCGAAGGTTGCGTGATCTTACGCAGAGATGGTACCCTCAATGACGACCAATGCGATAAAAAATATCCGTTCATTTGCAAGAAAACGTTGAGCACACTTGAATGGAACGTTTACTGTGATATTCCTGATCAAG GTTACGAATACGTAAAGAAACTCGGCAGATGCTATAAATTCCATTTGACGCCGATGAACTGGACGGATGCCTTCACAGTCTGTAACGCGGAACAGTCATATCTGGCCGTTATCAATTCTCAAGACGAGGCGGACCATCTAGTCGACATGACGAATAAAGCCCCGAAAGAGACCGTGGAAGGGAACTATTTACGAGGCGCAGTACACTTAGGATTTCAGTTTAAAAGGAATAGATGGcaaactattattaaaa ACATGCCTTTACCGGACAGCGGCTACACTAAATGGGGAGGCGGCCAGCCAGATGGAAAAGGGGCGGAAAAGTGTGGCTCAATGTTTTATAACGGGCACCTGAACGACATCCGTTGCGATCAAAGTTTATTCTTTATCTGCGAACACGAGATAGACTTACTACGTAACAGCTACGTCCTAAGGTTTGGTGACGTGTTCACGACAAAACCGCATGACGGAATGTAA
- the LOC124533613 gene encoding uncharacterized protein LOC124533613 isoform X2: MLSLKCFIVVFVFQYICQITYCQPNLKFFRKDYKYIEDTKAFYKIHTLHRTWQDAKERCSMEGATLFYPDDDDETNVVINYWNETQPFSWVYIGISTPNVKQVFETVDGVPITDVYDRWGPGEPNDAGGVEGCVILRRDGTLNDDQCDKKYPFICKKTLSTLEWNVYCDIPDQGYEYVKKLGRCYKFHLTPMNWTDAFTVCNAEQSYLAVINSQDEADHLVDMTNKAPKETVEGNYLRGAVHLGFQFKRNRWQTIIKNMPLPDSGYTKWGGGQPDGKGAEKCGSMFYNGHLNDIRCDQSLFFICEHEIDLLRNSYVLRK; the protein is encoded by the exons atgttgtcATTGAAGTgctttattgttgtttttgtttttcagtACATATGTCAAATTACGT attGTCAACCGAACCTGAAGTTCTTCCGAAAGGACTACAAATATATAGAAGATACGAAAGCCTTCTATAAGATTCATACGTTACATAGAACGTGGCAGGACGCTAAGGAGAGATGTTCCATGGAAGGAGCTACGCTTTTTTACCCAGATGATGATGACGAGACGAACGTCGTTATCAATTATTGGAACGAAACTCAGCCATTCAGCTGGGTGTACATTGGTATATCAACGCCTAATGTCAAACAAGTTTTCGAAACTGTTGATG GTGTACCAATAACTGACGTGTATGACAGGTGGGGGCCCGGGGAGCCCAATGACGCGGGCGGAGTCGAAGGTTGCGTGATCTTACGCAGAGATGGTACCCTCAATGACGACCAATGCGATAAAAAATATCCGTTCATTTGCAAGAAAACGTTGAGCACACTTGAATGGAACGTTTACTGTGATATTCCTGATCAAG GTTACGAATACGTAAAGAAACTCGGCAGATGCTATAAATTCCATTTGACGCCGATGAACTGGACGGATGCCTTCACAGTCTGTAACGCGGAACAGTCATATCTGGCCGTTATCAATTCTCAAGACGAGGCGGACCATCTAGTCGACATGACGAATAAAGCCCCGAAAGAGACCGTGGAAGGGAACTATTTACGAGGCGCAGTACACTTAGGATTTCAGTTTAAAAGGAATAGATGGcaaactattattaaaa ACATGCCTTTACCGGACAGCGGCTACACTAAATGGGGAGGCGGCCAGCCAGATGGAAAAGGGGCGGAAAAGTGTGGCTCAATGTTTTATAACGGGCACCTGAACGACATCCGTTGCGATCAAAGTTTATTCTTTATCTGCGAACACGAGATAGACTTACTACGTAACAGCTACGTCCTAAG gaagtaa